AATGTACCAATATGAAAATGGGCCCTTATACATGTGACTGTAAAATTTTAAATACAGATCGAAAATATGTATCAAAATTTAAATAcggataaaaataatatatatatatatatatatatatatatatatatatatatatatatatatatatatatatatatatatatatatatatatatatatatagagagagagagaggattctgtgagaacttttttagtgtgagaactctataaACTCtaaaatacactaaaattcgagaAAAAAAGGGGGAATTCGAGCCAAAAAAAGGGAAGTCGAGCAAAAATTAAAAACACGGACTAACAAATaaatcatagtcgagcaaaaaaaaaaatttgttcgaataccataatgtagaacacatttttgttcgaatatcgcgttttttgttcgactatcaaagtgttctacatttttttgttcgactatccaaaatgtagaacacaaattgttcgcccgcctttttttgttcgaatatcatgttttttgttcgaatttcctgTTTTTTTCTCTAATTTCCCCTTTTTTGCTCGTCTGTGTccctttttgctcgaatttcagtgtatttttgggtattttggagttctcagggttctcacaaaaaaaagttctcatttgatctctctactatatatatatatatatatatatatatatatatatatatatatatatatatatatatatatatatgggcaggatcaatagagaagtaaccaatcggggggaagcgggggaagcaaaattttttttttttattccggcatcaagatcacatgaaaatatgaacatttagaagagacacttcgtgatgaatgttattatttaggcgggaaacgaTCGactaaaataacattcaagataatattgttcgtgaagaatatgaacgttttttttttccatgttttgtgaagtaaaatttagcccgatttagagtttagggtttagggtttagggtttggtgttttgggtttatgaataaacccaaaacaccaaaccctaaactctaaaccgttcgtgttaaaaactcaatctaaatcctaaatctaaaccctaaatctaaaccctaaaccctaaatttctaaaccctaatatctaaaccctataaaccataatatctaaaccctaatatctaaaccccaatagctaaaacctcaaaatacgctcgaaaaacacgataattgttatatattacttcttcgagcgttttcccgccaaaataaaaacatttatcacaaagtgtctctactaaatgttcatattttcatctcatttataatgttcgtgagcaaagttttttcaaaaaacgaaaaaaaaaaaagtttttgcttcccccgcttccccccgaatggttacttcccccttgatcctaccactatatatatatatatatatatatatatatatatatatatatatatatatatatatatatatatatatatatatacacacacacacacatatacacacatatatatatatatatatatatatatatatatatatatatatatatatatatatatatatatattaaaatttttgaGCCTTCAAAATTTTTAAGCCCTAGACGACTGCCTTTCTTGCCTATATCCAAAGACGCCTTTGCCTTTAAATAATCACTATTGAAAATGAGGTCAcagctaaaaaaaataaaaaagtttgTACCATTTGGTTACTTTTGTTCATTTTGTTACTAAAAAGGTTATTTATTGTCTATATTCATATAAATAAAAAATCTAATGGAACTAAACATGTGAAAAAGCAATAGTAATTTAGAATAATTTCCATGCAATAACCACATTCCAAGATAGGAGGAGACAGAATAGATTCCAGCCAATCTTCAAGCATATATTTCTTTCTTCAACAACTAAGGATACTTCAAATGAATCTCATAAGTTTACAAAAAAAATGATACTGCCTTTGCTCATATAAATAGGTTCAAAAACCTTTTTATTCTTTGGTTTTATTCGTGTAACCGAGAAACTAACTTGCCTAAACAGAGCATAATGGTGCCATTAGTTGTCTCCATAGACCCACTTTTCTTGGTTGCTCGTGTAACTTGTTACCTCCTCTGGTTTAAACCATAAGTTGATTTCATCCTTGGCGGTTTCTGGACCATCACTTCCATGGATGATGTTCCTACAAACCACAAACCAAAGCTGATCAACATTTCATATGCTTAAATGTCTCAAAAAGTACAATATTCCTACAATAGATGGCTTTTTAGAAAGTCATGTGCAAAAAAGTATTGTATTCCTACAATGGTGATCTATAATTTCAACATTCTCTGAACAATGTGAAAACAACGTTGTTTTTTAAGATTGTTACCTTCCAACAACAACAGCCAAATCACCCCTGATGGTTCCTGGCTCTGACTTTTGTGGGTCCGTGGCTCCAATAAGTTTACGTCCATATTTAATCACACCTTCTCCTTCCCAAACCTATACATTAGTAAATCATAAATGATAATGTAGAAAAAATTAATCAACTTTGGTTCTAAAGTTCTACTTACCATGGCTAGAACAGGGCCAGAGCTAAGGAAGTCGCACAAACCGTTAAAAAATGGTCTTTCCTTGAGATCATGATAATGTTGTTGGGCGAATGACTTTGTAGGTGTCACAAGCTTAATAGCTACAAGCTTGAAACCTTTACGTTCAAAGCGAGCTATAATCTCTGAAATCTAAGAAATGTTTTATTTTATAAGAAACATGATAAGAAACAGTGTGCAAGAAAAGGTTACGTAAAATATAAAAGATGGTTCAGTTACCAGTCCTCTTTGTACACCATCTGGCTTGATAGCAATGAATGTGCGCTCATTCTGCACAATCAAGAAAGGATTATATCGTCTTTAAGAATAATTTAAGAATAAACTAATACAGAATGGCATATATACAATGACGATGACTATTTAGTAATACCTGAGCTGCATGCGCCTCTTGGTCCTGAAGCATGTAAGCTATCATAAAAACCAAAACAAACACAATTAGTTAAATCCAAAAAGCTTGTAAACATGCCTTCCGTAAAGTTTTGATTGTTTAAAGAGTGAGacaatttaatttataataataataataataaaatattcaaAGAAACCTGCAGCAGGAAGCGCAAACGCGCCAGCAATCCATGAGCTGGATGCGTTTCCAGAATTATCGCGCCCAAAAGATGATAGAGCCGGAAACACTCCTTTGGATGAAACGGCGGCAGCTGCTGCAACGGATCGTCCCTCTATAAATCCACAAAAAAAGGTAAACTTTTACATTAGTTAAAAAAAATTTGAACACACAGCATCATTCAATAACTGTCAAGCTTGCAGCCAGTGGCGGAAGATTTTGTAACCCAAAGGGGTATCCGCCCCACCTGGATTAACGGGGAAATTTTTTTTACACTAAACAAACATTTTTTTACCAAGACTaaggtttttttagtgtttaccccagaatgaaaaatttattaaacttTTACACCCGCCCTATCTGTATCcatgttcaagttccgccactgcttGCACAGCTCATAGAAACTCAAGTTATGACATGTGCATATCTAAGTGGTAAACAAGCAAAAAGGTATATAAACTAAAATGCATTCATATTCATAGTCATGTATAAAATTGAACTTAAAAGGAGATCTAATTTGTAACAATAAAGGTCGAGTTTAATTGGTAAAAAATTTGTTACATTCTCAAATATTGCAATTTAATAAACA
This window of the Rutidosis leptorrhynchoides isolate AG116_Rl617_1_P2 chromosome 7, CSIRO_AGI_Rlap_v1, whole genome shotgun sequence genome carries:
- the LOC139857194 gene encoding nucleoside diphosphate kinase 3-like translates to MSSQIFRSASRAVRSFISKQRPRHFSEGRSVAAAAAVSSKGVFPALSSFGRDNSGNASSSWIAGAFALPAAAYMLQDQEAHAAQNERTFIAIKPDGVQRGLISEIIARFERKGFKLVAIKLVTPTKSFAQQHYHDLKERPFFNGLCDFLSSGPVLAMVWEGEGVIKYGRKLIGATDPQKSEPGTIRGDLAVVVGRNIIHGSDGPETAKDEINLWFKPEEVTSYTSNQEKWVYGDN